The Alnus glutinosa chromosome 10, dhAlnGlut1.1, whole genome shotgun sequence DNA window AGCAGGCAAACATTTTGATCACTGCTGCCTCAGGTGGTGTGGGTCAATATGCGGTTCAACTGGCAAAGCTTGGAAACACACATGTGACTGCCACTTGTGGGGCACGGAACATTGAGTTTGTCAAGAGCTTAGGGGCCGATGAGATTCTCGACTACAAGACTCCGGACGGGGCAGCTCTGAAGAGCCCGTCTGGTCGAAAGTATGACTTTGTGATCCACTGTGCAACTGGCATTCCTTGGTCAACTTTTGAGCCAAATCTGAGTGAGAATGGGAAGGTGTTAGATTTAACTCCCAGCACAAGTTCCATGATGACTTTTGCTGTAAAGAAAATTACCTTCTCCAAGAAGCAGCTTGTGCCAGTAATGGCAAATGTCACTAGTGAAAAACTGGATTCTCTTGTTAAGTTGGTGAAGGAAGGTAAACTTAAGACTGTAATTGACTCGAAGCATTCTCTGAGCAAGGCTGAAGATGCTTGGGCTAAGAGTATTGATGGCCATGCTACTGGGAAGATCATCGTGGAGCCTTTCTAGATATAATATGCTTGGAATTGTTAGATTCCAAT harbors:
- the LOC133879698 gene encoding chloroplast envelope quinone oxidoreductase homolog, which encodes MAANLMHAVQYDGYGGGAAGLKHVEVPVPTPKKSELLLKLEATSLNPVNWKIQKGILRPFLPRKFPHIPGTDVAGEVVEVGPGVKSFKAGDKVVAALGHDYAGGLAEFAVSKEKLTVARPAEVSAAEGAGLPIAGVTALQALTESAGIKLDGSGQQANILITAASGGVGQYAVQLAKLGNTHVTATCGARNIEFVKSLGADEILDYKTPDGAALKSPSGRKYDFVIHCATGIPWSTFEPNLSENGKVLDLTPSTSSMMTFAVKKITFSKKQLVPVMANVTSEKLDSLVKLVKEGKLKTVIDSKHSLSKAEDAWAKSIDGHATGKIIVEPF